The nucleotide window CTGCGTTTACTGGAGCAAAAAATCAAATCTAAAAGACGTGCTAAACTTTCTAAAGGagtgattttgcttcaggataacgCTCGACCTTATACGGCTAAAAAAACAGTCCTTTGCCTTAAAGATCTCGGTTTTGAGCTGCTGAATCAGCCTCCATACAGTCCGGACCTGGTTCCAAacgattttcatctttttggccCATTAAAAGAAGAGTTGCGAGGGAATCATTATCTACCTGATGAAGAGATCATAGAAGCGGTGAAAAGCACACCAGACCGAAAACTTTCTTCCAGAAAGGGATTCACAAGCTCATTAAAAGATGGACAAAGTGCATAGAAGTAAGAAGGGATAATATTGAAAACTAATGCGTGTATGATTTATGCaagtacaaataatatattgatttttttttaatttcactttacttttttcttgcCCTTGTATTTACGTTTCCTGATAATTGTGAATTACACTCAGGGTGATTCACGTATTGCTACCAgcgctttctgagctcattctattaaagaaaataatgtaaaatttcactTATACATGCGTCCGGAAACGCTCcattagcgagttacggctagcaaaagattttgccTTCATTCCTgacaaagagtgaaataaaaccatactgaaaatctaggaacccaaattaaggaataaacttCATGATCTCTTATgaattttgacctgaaaaattgaataaaacaggttccagaatcgtatttttagtatttttcataacaTCCGAcgtaaacaagaatttttttttgtcttaaaacacGTTTTTCTTTgcgtttgtaatacaaaaatttagttaaatgacTAAGAATtgagtaaaattattatcaaaacatgtagagaatttaattctgagaaaatttatttaaaatagtccCGTAAAAATCAAATACAAGTTGAAGAACTTTATTACTAACCGTATGAAAACCCTTAATTTGGAtttatttctctcttttcccAGGATGaagacgaaatttttcgctagccgtaactctctAACGGAGTGTTtccggacccatgtttatatgaacgatttttcattaatttcgttAGAAGAATAAGCTCAGAACGCGTCGGTAAAACTACGTGAGTcactatatattattacaatatcgtttttaaaaactttttattgtacttttatattGCTCTAAATATAGatcatgtttaattatttgtttagttttttctttattatattataatcattatttaaataaaatatgcagaaaacaactaaaaaaattaataaaaaaatcatttttaaatatagaataacaGAACATATTTTAACGTTatggtttttaatatatttgttcaaAATGTTAGGTTCACTTAAtcattacaaatttacatttgcTACTGTCAGATCCAAAATTTCTCAGAATTGTTCGCTTGATacgaaatattatatattatttgcatatactcgcgtgtgtgtgtgtgtgtgtgtgtgtgtgtgtgtgtgtgtgtgtgtgtgtgtgtgtgtgtgtgtgtgtgtgtgtgtgtgtgtgtgtgtgtgtgtgtgtgtgtgtgtgtgtgtgtgtgtgtgtgtgtgtgtgtatatgtatgtatatatcgtTGTGCAATATATTCTTATCTgtcttttgtcttttataatatatgaatCCCTGTAAATGTCATACTCATTTGTTTCTTGTGTAAcgcattaaataaatgttaagtatgcatatatatatatgcatacatatatttagtatgtatatatatatatatatatatatatgttatcttCTGTTAGATTcgttaagaaaatagaaaaattatattgtcattTTAAAGGAATGAAAAGAATGTATAATCTTatgtttgacattttttataaatatctaattaagtTCCATTCATTACCTAGTTTttctagttaagaaaaaaaaggttaattaacaaagaaaaacccCCGGATAAGACTAAAATTACATATGTAGTAGAATTTATTGATAGTCCGTTGAACTAATAAACtagaaaacaaagtttttatttataaatataccaagaaaaactttttagacAGTTatcttctatatatttaaaaatctgatgtggacaccacgtgacgtacttgtacgcctattaaattagatatacactgtttttttttttaatgtaaagtacataatattttatttcattaataacttctgatatttttcatattttttttatttttattaaaaaaagaaatatgaaaaaattttgatttgttttacgatgaattattattcatcgtataacattttacaatttgaggttaataataattgataaatcaatatatttaaatttaaaaattaaaaaaaaaggaatgaagtctgttcgaaccgatttgccttctccttgtaagatccaaatgtttcgtTAATTAAACCTttctttggctataactctgtaaccaatgaaaataagtaccacttatgatacatcgttgaaaatctcttaatgagggcttattactgcagttaatgtccagaatccaaaagaaattggattttgtacttttttggaaacttttagttctgtcgattgcaatcagaaggggagatGCGCATCTAGATGTtaccacagtcctaaatccaaaatttcaacattctacggctaatcgtttttgagttatgcgagatacgtgcatacagacgtcacgctgaaactagtcaaaatgaatttagggatggtcaaaatggatatctccgttgaaatctgaaaaccgaaatttttcgcgattacaattcgTCAAGGACGGTAaagtgaatgtttgtttgtcctgtatgcgatcctatatcattcatccggttgcgatgaaactttggtaaattgcgcgcacgcccgcgaagctacccattacaataggtagctttcttatgaaatttacctaataattacaaatactaaactatatttaatagaaattatttgtatG belongs to Lycorma delicatula isolate Av1 chromosome 1, ASM4794821v1, whole genome shotgun sequence and includes:
- the LOC142317908 gene encoding histone-lysine N-methyltransferase SETMAR-like, giving the protein MTIFWDMESLFLVYFTPKGQSVNSDNYCELLRLLEQKIKSKRRAKLSKGVILLQDNARPYTAKKTVLCLKDLGFELLNQPPYSPDLVPNDFHLFGPLKEELRGNHYLPDEEIIEAVKSTPDRKLSSRKGFTSSLKDGQSA